The Cloacibacillus sp. An23 DNA window GTGCTGCACATACGCGCCCGGGATATTCGCCGCAGATTTGACTACGGCCATGTTCGTCTCATGCAGGACGAAAAGCGGTTTCTTGCCGTTCTGTACCGCTGAGAGGAAGGCCATCATGCTTTTAGTCTTCGGCACGTCCATATCGAACTTGTCGACTACGATCATGTTCTCAGCCTGCGCCTTGAGCGTCAGAGCGCTGCGTATGGCTATGCGGCGGACCTTTTTATTGACCTTCTGGTGATAATCGCGCGGGTGCGGACCGTGCGCAACGCCGCCTCCCACCCACAGCGGAGAGCGGGAGCTTCCCGAGCGGGCGCGCCCAGTATGCTTCTGGCGCCATGGCTTTTTACCGCCGCCGCGGACGTCGCCGCGGTCTTTCGTGTTGTGCGTGCCAAGGCGGCAGTTCGCCAGGTGGGCGACTACGACCTGGTGCATTGCAGGCACGTGGATCGGGGCGCCGAAGACGGCATCAGAAAGAGTTACTTCCCCGATAACCTCGCCCTTAAAATTAACTTCTTTTACTACAGGCATCGTCCTCAGCCTCCTACCTAAGCAGTCTTGCGAATCATAACGAGGCCGTCGCGAGCGCCGGGAACAGGGCCGGCGATCAGGATAAGGTTGTTCTCCTCGTCGATCGAGAAAACCTTAAGATTCTTGGTCGTTACGCGCTCGTTCCCCATGCGTCCGGCCATTCTGCGGCCTTTCATTACGCGCCCGGGGAAGCTGCTGCATCCGATAGAACCGGGGTGACGGTGCGTTACGGAATGTCCGTGGCTCGCCGGCGTACCGCCGAAGCCGTGGCGCTTCATAACGCCAGCTGTCCCCTTACCTTTGCTGACGCCGATGACATCAACAACCTCGCCATTTTGGAACAGAGAAACGGTGATCTCCTGTCCCACCT harbors:
- the rplD gene encoding 50S ribosomal protein L4, with protein sequence MPVVKEVNFKGEVIGEVTLSDAVFGAPIHVPAMHQVVVAHLANCRLGTHNTKDRGDVRGGGKKPWRQKHTGRARSGSSRSPLWVGGGVAHGPHPRDYHQKVNKKVRRIAIRSALTLKAQAENMIVVDKFDMDVPKTKSMMAFLSAVQNGKKPLFVLHETNMAVVKSAANIPGAYVQHVDSVNVYDLLNHDQLIATPEAIKKLEEVFG
- the rplC gene encoding 50S ribosomal protein L3, giving the protein MSMGILGRKVGMTQVFDENGKAVPVTVIEAGPCTIVEIRTPEKNSYSAVQLGLGDVKPVKVTKPMKGYFEKQNVAPRRWLREFRVDDTSGYQVGQEITVSLFQNGEVVDVIGVSKGKGTAGVMKRHGFGGTPASHGHSVTHRHPGSIGCSSFPGRVMKGRRMAGRMGNERVTTKNLKVFSIDEENNLILIAGPVPGARDGLVMIRKTA